The genomic segment TCACTGATAGTTGCCAAGAACAGCGTGCTGAATACAGAGGAAGAATTGACCATCGCGGAGGGTGCGGAGAATCTAACTGGACGGCCAATCCATGATCCACATGGATAGCGAAAAAGAGAAGATGCTGAACGGGGAGTTGTACGACGCCGACGACCCTGATCTTGTGGCCGAACGGGAACGCGCACGCGACCTGACGAGACGCTACAATTGCACGACGGTACACGACCAAACCGAACGCCAGGAACTGTTAGAGGAACTTCTCGGTTCTTACGGCGAGGACTGCGAAATAGAACCACCGTTTCGCTGTGACTACGGGCACAACATCCACGTTGGTGAGAACTTCTACGCCAACTTCGATTGTGTCATCTTAGACGTGTGTCGGGTGGACATTGGGCAGAACTGTCAGATCGCACCGGGCGTCCATATCTATACGGCAACGCATCCGCTTGATGCGACCGAGCGAATCAAAGGTCCGGAGTACGGCAAAGCGGTGACAGTCGGTGATAACGTCTGGATTGGCGGCCAAGCAGTTCTCAACCCCGGCGTGACGGTCGGCGATAACTCCGTTATCGCATCTGGGGCCGTCGTCACCACGGATGTTCCAGACGAGGTCGTCGTCCAAGGGAATCCGGCAACAGTGGTCAAAGAACTGGATTGAGAGAACTTCTCTGCGCGATATGCGCTCTGTATTCAGCATGGCCCATCAAAATCTCAATGATTTGATGGAATAGTCGCGTTAGATTCGCACTGCTACGTACCAGATGGTTCATCCTCCATGTCCATTCTACGGC from the Halalkalicoccus subterraneus genome contains:
- a CDS encoding maltose acetyltransferase domain-containing protein: MDSEKEKMLNGELYDADDPDLVAERERARDLTRRYNCTTVHDQTERQELLEELLGSYGEDCEIEPPFRCDYGHNIHVGENFYANFDCVILDVCRVDIGQNCQIAPGVHIYTATHPLDATERIKGPEYGKAVTVGDNVWIGGQAVLNPGVTVGDNSVIASGAVVTTDVPDEVVVQGNPATVVKELD